In a genomic window of Vigna angularis cultivar LongXiaoDou No.4 chromosome 6, ASM1680809v1, whole genome shotgun sequence:
- the LOC108318718 gene encoding protein ENHANCED DOWNY MILDEW 2 isoform X1, producing the protein MASSDDEGESQPLSVSNYYFEDYKDVPVCFSVLPIVWSESESPVSKKVQVFLRGFSDNGLQKIFMQVVAWRFDLSYVRPEISVLSKDGRWIKLEKPRKSYEETIRSILITIHFMGYVKRNPDSSAKSAWDSLSKNKEFRSYEVMPSQNDILNHMTLMGEAAKRDAGLAKSKLFLMIREDKHKLKIKKLSDEEVKDLARPGFIIDDTDNDLIDEIDDDSDGEDGLFDSVCAICDNGGELLCCDGKCMRSFHANEEDGEESACASLGFSQKQVDDIQNFYCKNCEYNQHQCFACGTLGCSDKFSGAEVFKCASATCGFFYHPQCVAKLLHRVVEEAPDPKELERNIAEGGAFTCPTHYCCVCKGMEDKNEHDFHFAVCRRCPKSYHRKCLPRKIAFDDIEDEDIVTRAWEDLLPNNRILIYCLKHEIDDEFGTPLRDHIKFPNVKASVREVNDEDNEKPANKERVILDKNSIVSENLIGKKAALKFSNKLSGKMSSGKVVDKKSEKISGSNISRKKTNEPSRRGLNECKRPLVPKETRKSEGAENKSSLGAKLFAFWQNGSEQINSGNKVNNVANNSRHVKPTKKLSSALPSLDEDAERRLVAMFKEATSSVTLEDVVKEHNFVSTHTHSLKNVVEKTITLGKLEGSVEAVRTALRMLEGGHNVRDAAAVCGPDVLNQIFKWKDKLKVYLAPVLYGNRYTSFGRHFTQVEKLEGIVDKLHWYVQNGDTIVDFCCGANDFSILMKKKLEETGKRCSYKNFDLLPTKNDFNFEMRDWMTVQTKELPTGSKLIMGLNPPFGLKAALANKFIDKALEFRPKLMVLIVPSETQRLDEKRRPYDLVWEDERFLSGKSFYLPGSVDANDRQIEQWNVKPPPLYLWSRPDWTSKHKAIAREHDHLISQREVSPSSHTKEDNSDVNIKQGDDILNSIDAPINEGQVRYSPHGSVDRGSQERQEYRVSDPENTSWKRKRREENDERGLGVTSPVNPIDMRSSIERLQPKHDMPPPDFEVVDKGYRNLEPTSSSHTGGIRGSYSGTDYWPSVSNPLYDSGVTGVDGRHGSLMRDTGYRPYVREDESNLRELGTRQHIRQYGLQNPNNVTGNYLSSVHDPAYRHEGLSYPAHGSSYESPYAMNAPAMQRYAPRLDELNHVRMDPLGSEPPPIVGRSVPQPGYENWMPGFAGSSHHLNSRQNSADRFNQ; encoded by the exons ATGGCATCTTCAGATGACGAGGGAGAGTCTCAGCCACTATCTGTGTCAAATTACTATTTTGAAGATTACAAAGATGTGCCGGTGTGTTTTTCCGTGTTACCAATTGTGTGGAGTGAGTCAGAGAGTCCAGTTAGCAAGAAAGTACAGGTGTTTTTGCGTGGTTTTTCAGATAATGGGCTGCAGAAGATTTTCATGCAAGTTGTTGCGTGGAGGTTTGATCTTTCCTATGTGAGGCCTGAGATATCGGTCTTGTCAAAGGATGGGAGATGGATTAAACTCGAGAAGCCTAGGAAAAGCTACGAGGAAACAATAAGATCTATTTTGATCACCATTCACTTCATGGGTTATGTGAAGAGGAATCCTGACTCATCTGCCAAGTCTGCGTGGGATAGCTTGAGTAAGAATAAGGAGTTTAG ATCTTATGAAGTTATGCCTTCgcaaaatgatatattaaatcATATGACTTTAATGGGTGAAGCTGCCAAAAGAGATGCTGGCTTAGCAAAGTCCAAG CTTTTCCTCATGATTCGGGAAGATAAACATAAGCTGAAGATTAAGAAACTTTCTGATGAG GAAGTTAAAGATTTAGCACGACCTGGATTTATAATTGATGATACTGACAATGATTTGATTGATGAAATTGATGATGATTCAGATGGGGAGGATGGGTTGTTTGATTCTGTTTGTGCGATTTGTGACAATGGTGGCGAACTTTTGtg TTGTGATGGAAAGTGCATGAGGTCATTTCATGCTAATGAGGAGGATGGTGAAGAATCTGCTTGTGCCTCTCTTGGTTTTAGCCAGAAGCAAGTTGAT GATATCCAGAACTTCTACTGTAAGAATTGTGAATATAATCAACATCAGTGCTTTGCATGTGGTACTCTAGGCTGCTCTGATAAATTTTCTGGTGCTGAG GTCTTCAAATGTGCGTCTGCAACCTGTGGTTTCTTTTATCATCCACAATGTGTTGCAAAGTTACTTCACCGGGTAGTTGAGGAGGCTCCAGATCCGAAGGAACTTGAGAGAAATATTGCTGAAGGAGGAGCTTTTACTTGTCCTACTCATTACTGTTGTGTCTGTAAAGGAATGGAAGACAAAAATGAACATGATTTTCACTTTGCTGTTTGTAGGCGTTGCCCCAAGTCCTACCATCGCAAATGCTTGCCAAG GAAGATTGCATTTGATGACATAGAGGATGAAGATATTGTAACAAGGGCTTGGGAAGACCTTCTACCCAACAATCGCATTCTTATATATTGTTT AAAACATGAGATTGATGATGAATTTGGGACTCCTCTAAGGGATCATATAAAGTTTCCCAATGTAAAAGCTTCTGTTCGAGAAGTTAATGATGAGGACAATGAAAAGCCTGCAAACAAAGAGAGGGTTATATTGGACAAGAACAGCATTGTCTCTGAAAATTTAATTGGCAAAAAGGCTGCTTTGAAATTTTCTAATAAACTGTCTGGTAAAATGTCTTCAGGAAAAGTGGTTGACAAGAAGTCTGAAAAGATTTCTGGATCAAATATTtcaaggaagaaaacaaatgAGCCATCAAGAAGGGGtttgaatgaatgtaagaggccATTAGTCCCAAAGGAAACCAGAAAGTCTGAGGGTGCAGAAAATAAGTCCTCATTGGGTGCAAAATTATTTGCCTTTTGGCAAAATGGTTCTGAGCAAATTAATTCTGGTAATAAGGTTAATAATGTAGCTAATAATTCCCGGCATGTTAAGCCTACTAAAAAGCTGAGTAGTGCATTACCCTCATTAGATGAAGATGCAGAGAGGAg ATTGGTGGCTATGTTTAAAGAAGCTACTTCATCAGTTACTTTGGAGGATGTTGTAAAAGAGCACAATTTTGTTAGTACTCATACCCACTCATTGAAAAATGTTGTGGAGAAAACCATTACGTTGGGGAAATTGGAAGGCTCAGTTGAG GCTGTTCGAACAGCTCTAAGGATGCTAGAGGGTGGGCACAATGTTCGGGATGCTGCAGCTGTTTGTGGTCCTGATGTTCTTAACCAAATATTTAAGTGGAAG GATAAGCTGAAAGTATATCTTGCACCTGTTCTATATGGTAATCGGTACACATCGTTTGGCCGCCATTTTACACAAGTTGAAAAGCTGGAAGGG ATTGTTGATAAACTGCATTGGTATGTTCAGAATGGTGATACA ATTGTGGACTTCTGTTGTGGTGCTAATGACTTCAGCATTCTTATGAAGAAAAAGCTTGAAGAGACTGGAAAGAGATGCTCATACAAAAACTTTGATCTACTTCCAACGAAG aatgattttaattttgagatGCGAGATTGGATGACTGTACAAACAAAGGAGTTGCCTACAGGGTCAAAGTTG ATCATGGGCTTAAATCCCCCCTTTGGACTAAAGGCAGCATTGGCTAACAAGTTTATAGACAAAGCTCTTGAGTTCAGACCGAAGCTCATGGTTCTCATCGTACCATCAGAGACACAGAG GCTAGATGAGAAACGGCGTCCGTATGATCTTGTCTGGGAGGATGAGAGGTTTCTATCGGGCAAG TCATTTTATCTACCTGGATCAGTTGATGCTAATGACAGGCAAATAGAGCAGTGGAATGTAAAGCCACCCCCACTGTACCTTTGGAGTCGTCCTGATTGGACTAGCAAGCACAAGGCCATAGCTCGGGAGCATGATCACCTGATCAGCCAGCGTGAGGTGTCACCTTCCAGTCATACTAAGGAGGATAATTCCGATGTCAATATCAAGCAAGGTGATGACATCTTGAATTCAATTGATGCACCTATCAATGAAGGTCAGGTGAGATACTCACCACATGGAAGTGTTGATCGAGGGAGTCAAGAGAGACAGGAATATAGGGTGAGCGATCCTGAGAATACCTCATGGAAGAGGAAACGACGTGAGGAAAATGATGAAAGAGGACTAGGTGTGACCTCACCAGTCAATCCAATTGATATGAGATCCTCAATTGAACGTTTGCAGCCTAAACATGACATGCCACCTCCAGATTTTGAGGTTGTTGATAAAGGTTATAGGAATTTGGAGCCTACCTCTTCCTCACATACAGGGGGGATTAGGGGATCCTATAGCGGGACCGACTATTGGCCAAGTGTTTCCAATCCCCTTTATGATTCTGGGGTTACAGGCGTAGATGGACGCCATGGCAGCCTTATGAGAGACACCGGATATAGACCCTATGTCAGGGAGGATGAGAGCAACCTTAGGGAACTAGGGACAAGGCAACATATTCGCCAATACGGGCTTCAGAATCCTAATAATGTGACTGGTAATTATCTATCATCTGTTCACGATCCTGCTTATAGACATGAGGGATTAAGTTATCCAGCCCATGGCTCATCATATGAGTCTCCTTATGCCATGAATGCACCAGCCATGCAGCGATATGCACCTCGTCTGGACGAATTAAACCACGTAAGGATGGATCCTCTGGGGTCTGAGCCTCCTCCTATAGTTGGACGTAGTGTGCCCCAACCTGGATATGAGAATTGGATGCCAGGTTTTGCAGGCAGTTCTCACCATCTCAATTCACGCCAGAATTCAGCAGACCGGTTCAACCAATAG
- the LOC108318718 gene encoding protein ENHANCED DOWNY MILDEW 2 isoform X2, protein MQVVAWRFDLSYVRPEISVLSKDGRWIKLEKPRKSYEETIRSILITIHFMGYVKRNPDSSAKSAWDSLSKNKEFRSYEVMPSQNDILNHMTLMGEAAKRDAGLAKSKLFLMIREDKHKLKIKKLSDEEVKDLARPGFIIDDTDNDLIDEIDDDSDGEDGLFDSVCAICDNGGELLCCDGKCMRSFHANEEDGEESACASLGFSQKQVDDIQNFYCKNCEYNQHQCFACGTLGCSDKFSGAEVFKCASATCGFFYHPQCVAKLLHRVVEEAPDPKELERNIAEGGAFTCPTHYCCVCKGMEDKNEHDFHFAVCRRCPKSYHRKCLPRKIAFDDIEDEDIVTRAWEDLLPNNRILIYCLKHEIDDEFGTPLRDHIKFPNVKASVREVNDEDNEKPANKERVILDKNSIVSENLIGKKAALKFSNKLSGKMSSGKVVDKKSEKISGSNISRKKTNEPSRRGLNECKRPLVPKETRKSEGAENKSSLGAKLFAFWQNGSEQINSGNKVNNVANNSRHVKPTKKLSSALPSLDEDAERRLVAMFKEATSSVTLEDVVKEHNFVSTHTHSLKNVVEKTITLGKLEGSVEAVRTALRMLEGGHNVRDAAAVCGPDVLNQIFKWKDKLKVYLAPVLYGNRYTSFGRHFTQVEKLEGIVDKLHWYVQNGDTIVDFCCGANDFSILMKKKLEETGKRCSYKNFDLLPTKNDFNFEMRDWMTVQTKELPTGSKLIMGLNPPFGLKAALANKFIDKALEFRPKLMVLIVPSETQRLDEKRRPYDLVWEDERFLSGKSFYLPGSVDANDRQIEQWNVKPPPLYLWSRPDWTSKHKAIAREHDHLISQREVSPSSHTKEDNSDVNIKQGDDILNSIDAPINEGQVRYSPHGSVDRGSQERQEYRVSDPENTSWKRKRREENDERGLGVTSPVNPIDMRSSIERLQPKHDMPPPDFEVVDKGYRNLEPTSSSHTGGIRGSYSGTDYWPSVSNPLYDSGVTGVDGRHGSLMRDTGYRPYVREDESNLRELGTRQHIRQYGLQNPNNVTGNYLSSVHDPAYRHEGLSYPAHGSSYESPYAMNAPAMQRYAPRLDELNHVRMDPLGSEPPPIVGRSVPQPGYENWMPGFAGSSHHLNSRQNSADRFNQ, encoded by the exons ATGCAAGTTGTTGCGTGGAGGTTTGATCTTTCCTATGTGAGGCCTGAGATATCGGTCTTGTCAAAGGATGGGAGATGGATTAAACTCGAGAAGCCTAGGAAAAGCTACGAGGAAACAATAAGATCTATTTTGATCACCATTCACTTCATGGGTTATGTGAAGAGGAATCCTGACTCATCTGCCAAGTCTGCGTGGGATAGCTTGAGTAAGAATAAGGAGTTTAG ATCTTATGAAGTTATGCCTTCgcaaaatgatatattaaatcATATGACTTTAATGGGTGAAGCTGCCAAAAGAGATGCTGGCTTAGCAAAGTCCAAG CTTTTCCTCATGATTCGGGAAGATAAACATAAGCTGAAGATTAAGAAACTTTCTGATGAG GAAGTTAAAGATTTAGCACGACCTGGATTTATAATTGATGATACTGACAATGATTTGATTGATGAAATTGATGATGATTCAGATGGGGAGGATGGGTTGTTTGATTCTGTTTGTGCGATTTGTGACAATGGTGGCGAACTTTTGtg TTGTGATGGAAAGTGCATGAGGTCATTTCATGCTAATGAGGAGGATGGTGAAGAATCTGCTTGTGCCTCTCTTGGTTTTAGCCAGAAGCAAGTTGAT GATATCCAGAACTTCTACTGTAAGAATTGTGAATATAATCAACATCAGTGCTTTGCATGTGGTACTCTAGGCTGCTCTGATAAATTTTCTGGTGCTGAG GTCTTCAAATGTGCGTCTGCAACCTGTGGTTTCTTTTATCATCCACAATGTGTTGCAAAGTTACTTCACCGGGTAGTTGAGGAGGCTCCAGATCCGAAGGAACTTGAGAGAAATATTGCTGAAGGAGGAGCTTTTACTTGTCCTACTCATTACTGTTGTGTCTGTAAAGGAATGGAAGACAAAAATGAACATGATTTTCACTTTGCTGTTTGTAGGCGTTGCCCCAAGTCCTACCATCGCAAATGCTTGCCAAG GAAGATTGCATTTGATGACATAGAGGATGAAGATATTGTAACAAGGGCTTGGGAAGACCTTCTACCCAACAATCGCATTCTTATATATTGTTT AAAACATGAGATTGATGATGAATTTGGGACTCCTCTAAGGGATCATATAAAGTTTCCCAATGTAAAAGCTTCTGTTCGAGAAGTTAATGATGAGGACAATGAAAAGCCTGCAAACAAAGAGAGGGTTATATTGGACAAGAACAGCATTGTCTCTGAAAATTTAATTGGCAAAAAGGCTGCTTTGAAATTTTCTAATAAACTGTCTGGTAAAATGTCTTCAGGAAAAGTGGTTGACAAGAAGTCTGAAAAGATTTCTGGATCAAATATTtcaaggaagaaaacaaatgAGCCATCAAGAAGGGGtttgaatgaatgtaagaggccATTAGTCCCAAAGGAAACCAGAAAGTCTGAGGGTGCAGAAAATAAGTCCTCATTGGGTGCAAAATTATTTGCCTTTTGGCAAAATGGTTCTGAGCAAATTAATTCTGGTAATAAGGTTAATAATGTAGCTAATAATTCCCGGCATGTTAAGCCTACTAAAAAGCTGAGTAGTGCATTACCCTCATTAGATGAAGATGCAGAGAGGAg ATTGGTGGCTATGTTTAAAGAAGCTACTTCATCAGTTACTTTGGAGGATGTTGTAAAAGAGCACAATTTTGTTAGTACTCATACCCACTCATTGAAAAATGTTGTGGAGAAAACCATTACGTTGGGGAAATTGGAAGGCTCAGTTGAG GCTGTTCGAACAGCTCTAAGGATGCTAGAGGGTGGGCACAATGTTCGGGATGCTGCAGCTGTTTGTGGTCCTGATGTTCTTAACCAAATATTTAAGTGGAAG GATAAGCTGAAAGTATATCTTGCACCTGTTCTATATGGTAATCGGTACACATCGTTTGGCCGCCATTTTACACAAGTTGAAAAGCTGGAAGGG ATTGTTGATAAACTGCATTGGTATGTTCAGAATGGTGATACA ATTGTGGACTTCTGTTGTGGTGCTAATGACTTCAGCATTCTTATGAAGAAAAAGCTTGAAGAGACTGGAAAGAGATGCTCATACAAAAACTTTGATCTACTTCCAACGAAG aatgattttaattttgagatGCGAGATTGGATGACTGTACAAACAAAGGAGTTGCCTACAGGGTCAAAGTTG ATCATGGGCTTAAATCCCCCCTTTGGACTAAAGGCAGCATTGGCTAACAAGTTTATAGACAAAGCTCTTGAGTTCAGACCGAAGCTCATGGTTCTCATCGTACCATCAGAGACACAGAG GCTAGATGAGAAACGGCGTCCGTATGATCTTGTCTGGGAGGATGAGAGGTTTCTATCGGGCAAG TCATTTTATCTACCTGGATCAGTTGATGCTAATGACAGGCAAATAGAGCAGTGGAATGTAAAGCCACCCCCACTGTACCTTTGGAGTCGTCCTGATTGGACTAGCAAGCACAAGGCCATAGCTCGGGAGCATGATCACCTGATCAGCCAGCGTGAGGTGTCACCTTCCAGTCATACTAAGGAGGATAATTCCGATGTCAATATCAAGCAAGGTGATGACATCTTGAATTCAATTGATGCACCTATCAATGAAGGTCAGGTGAGATACTCACCACATGGAAGTGTTGATCGAGGGAGTCAAGAGAGACAGGAATATAGGGTGAGCGATCCTGAGAATACCTCATGGAAGAGGAAACGACGTGAGGAAAATGATGAAAGAGGACTAGGTGTGACCTCACCAGTCAATCCAATTGATATGAGATCCTCAATTGAACGTTTGCAGCCTAAACATGACATGCCACCTCCAGATTTTGAGGTTGTTGATAAAGGTTATAGGAATTTGGAGCCTACCTCTTCCTCACATACAGGGGGGATTAGGGGATCCTATAGCGGGACCGACTATTGGCCAAGTGTTTCCAATCCCCTTTATGATTCTGGGGTTACAGGCGTAGATGGACGCCATGGCAGCCTTATGAGAGACACCGGATATAGACCCTATGTCAGGGAGGATGAGAGCAACCTTAGGGAACTAGGGACAAGGCAACATATTCGCCAATACGGGCTTCAGAATCCTAATAATGTGACTGGTAATTATCTATCATCTGTTCACGATCCTGCTTATAGACATGAGGGATTAAGTTATCCAGCCCATGGCTCATCATATGAGTCTCCTTATGCCATGAATGCACCAGCCATGCAGCGATATGCACCTCGTCTGGACGAATTAAACCACGTAAGGATGGATCCTCTGGGGTCTGAGCCTCCTCCTATAGTTGGACGTAGTGTGCCCCAACCTGGATATGAGAATTGGATGCCAGGTTTTGCAGGCAGTTCTCACCATCTCAATTCACGCCAGAATTCAGCAGACCGGTTCAACCAATAG